One part of the Triplophysa rosa unplaced genomic scaffold, Trosa_1v2 scaffold363_ERROPOS117636+, whole genome shotgun sequence genome encodes these proteins:
- the LOC130550587 gene encoding uncharacterized protein F54H12.2-like, whose protein sequence is MALLHSMSGECIKSELDLFTVPQTVLEKNTYLEVPPFSAISYSVPLEFFITGTGEDYLDLNNTLLFLRLKITKPNGGDIPDPASVGLINYPGATIFSQVDVSLGDRLISQSLSTYPHRCMIECLMNYSKDVLETIFTSGLFHKDEAGEIDENDPLDDNEGLTKRSNYTKGGKVVELLAPIHRDIFFQEKLLLNGVDFKIHLIRAKNKFCLMRSDDVAYKVKIVLASLFVEKVCETGACPGSAHRYCKVPYRQSMPQNPVYTPTGSRVSNQENLFLGTLPKSIILGMVDNDAFTGAYNKNPFTFNHYDMEFLAIYVDGQQVPAKPLQPDFDSGAAAREYYQLVMSTGRHLKNHWLAFDRGEFMNGYSLFAFNLTPDEECGQHLSLVKSGNIRLEVRFKKALAKTITLIVYALFDSIIQVSNRRQILVDHY, encoded by the coding sequence ATGGCATTATTGCACAGCATGTCCGGGGAATGTATCAAGTCCGAGCTGGATTTATTTACAGTTCCACAGACGGTTCTCGAGAAAAACACCTATTTAGAAGTACCGCCTTTTTCCGCTATATCATACTCTGTGCCATTGGAGTTTTTTATCACAGGGACCGGAGAAGATTACTTGGACTTAAATAATACGCTACTTTTTCTCagacttaaaataacaaaacctaATGGCGGTGACATTCCTGACCCCGCGTCGGTAGGTCTGATAAACTACCCCGGAGCCACCATATTTTCACAAGTCGACGTGAGTCTTGGAGACCGTTTGATATCGCAGAGTTTGAGCACCTACCCTCATCGCTGCATGATCGAGTGTCTTATGAACTACAGTAAAGACGTGTTGGAAACGATTTTCACATCAGGCCTGTTTCACAAGGACGAGGCCGGAGAGATTGACGAGAATGACCCGTTAGACGATAACGAGGGTCTGACGAAAAGGTCAAACTACACGAAGGGTGGCAAGGTGGTAGAGCTACTAGCGCCTATTCACAGAGACATTTTCTTTCAAGAAAAATTACTGTTAAACGGTGTCgactttaaaatacatttgatcagagccaaaaacaaattctgtcTGATGAGAAGCGACGATGTGGCCTACAAAGTAAAAATCGTCTTGGCATCCCTATTTGTCGAGAAAGTCTGTGAGACTGGGGCATGCCCAGGCTCTGCTCACCGCTACTGCAAAGTACCCTATAGACAGAGTATGCCTCAAAACCCTGTCTATACACCTACAGGATCCCGCGTTTCGAATCAAGAAAACTTGTTTTTAGGAACGCTGCCGAAATCAATCATTCTGGGGATGGTCGATAATGACGCCTTTACCGGAGCGTACAATAAAAACCCATTCACTTTCAATCATTACGACATGGAGTTCCTGGCCATCTACGTCGACGGTCAACAAGTGCCCGCCAAGCCACTACAGCCGGATTTCGATTCAGGAGCCGCGGCGCGCGAATATTACCAGCTGGTGATGTCTACAGGGAGACATCTGAAAAACCACTGGCTCGCATTCGATAGAGGCGAGTTTATGAATGGCTACAGCCTGTTCGCATTTAACCTAACACCCGACGAAGAGTGCGGACAGCACCTGTCGCTCGTCAAGTCCGGGAACATAAGGCTAGAAGTGCGGTTCAAAAAAGCGCTAGCTAAGACCATTACGCTAATCGTTTACGCGTTGTTCGATTCAATCATTCAAGTTTCAAATCGCAGACAGATCCTGGTCGATCATTATTGA